The sequence CCGCCGCCCTCACGAGCCGACTCGACCGTGACCGGGTCACCCGGCCAGTCGACCGCCACCACGGCGTACCCGCGGTCCTCGAGGAACGCCTGCCAGTTGCGCCAACTCGATGCGAGACACCACAGTCCGTGCACGAGCACGATCGGCCGACGGCCGGAGGTGTTCGCGGCGGTGATCTGGTTGAACTCGCGGGCGGTGACGCTCATGCGCGCATGGTGTCAGACCGCGACGTGCTGCGTCTGCCCCTCATCCCGGCGAACAACACCAACGCGGCCACAGCCATTTGGACAAGGACCCCCACAGCAGCAGAGCGGTCGAGGGTGTAGCCGGTGAGCGGGCCGCTCCGTGGGACCGCAAAGTGCCACATCGGTTCGATGAACCCGAGCACGGCCACACCGACCAGCAGGAGACGACCGCGGCCGCGGCGCTCCAGCAACGAATACGACGTCGCCATCCCGACGCCCACGACCACACTGATAGTGATCCAGCCGTCAGGACGCAGGACGTTCAGCCGGAGGTAGTTGTCGATCGCGGCCCGCAGCACCTCGCTATGGGAGGCGGACCGGGGCAGCCCCAACTGATCGGCAGTCGCCGACAGCAGCCGGAAGACGTTGTAGAACCCGAGGACCATCGATGCCATCGCGGTCGGCGCAAGCAGGAGGCGCGTCCACCAGCGCCGAGCGAGCACACACCCGAGTCCACCGGCGAGCAGGTACGGCCAGGACCAGTTGCCATTCCAGAAGTGCGCGGTGTCCGGCACTCCAGGAATGCTTGCGGCGGCCCATCCGAACAGGAACGCAACGGGGATCAGACCAATGGCAGCTGCACGCCTCACAGGTTCACTCTGCCACGACTCGCTGCACGAATTGGGTCACCGGAGCGACCAGATCCGTGTAGCCAATCAGCCAGATCCGACGAGTGAGTGGATGACCACCGTCTCGTCGCGGGCCGGGCCGACCCCGACGACCGAGATCCGCGCACCCGAGATCGACTCGAGGTACGCGATGTAGTCCTGGGCGTTCTTCGGCAGATCGCTCAGGGTGCGGCAGCCGGAGATGTCCTCGGTCCAGCCGGGGAGGTATTCGTAGATCGGCTTCGCGTGGTGGAAGTCGGTCTGGCTCGACGGCATCTCGTCGTGGCGTACACCGTTGACGTCGTAGGCCACGCAGACCGGGATCTGCTCCAGGCCGGTGAGCACGTCGAGCTTGGTGAGCACGAAGTCCGTGACCCCGTTGATCCGCGCGGCGTACCGGCTGATCACCGCGTCGTACCAACCGCAGCGACGCGGGCGCCCGGTGGTGGTGCCGAACTCGAAGCCCGTCTGGCGCAGGAACTCGCCGGGACCCGGGTCCTGAGCCGTGTCGAAGAGTTCGGTCGGGAACGGACCCTCGCCAACGCGAGTCGTGTACGCCTTGACGATGCCGACGATGGTGGTGAGGCGCCTCGGCGGAATCCCGGACCCGGTGCAGGCGCCGCCCGCGGTCGCGCTGGACGAGGTCACGAACGGGTACGTGCCGTGGTCGATGTCGAGCAGGGTCGCCTGGCCGGCCTCGAGCAGCACCATCTTGTCGTCGTTGAGCGCCTCGTGCAGCAGCAGTGAGGTGTCGCAGACGTACGGCGCGAGGCGCTCGTTGTACTGCGTCAGGTCCGCGACGATCGCATCGACGGTGAAGCCGCGACGGTTGTAGATCTTGGTGAGGATCTGGTTCTTGAACTCCAGAGCGGCCTCGACCTTGGCGCGCAGGATCTTCTCGTCGAAGAGGTCCTGGACGCGGATCCCGATCCGGTTCATCTTGTCGGCGTACGTCGGGCCGATGCCGCGGCCGGTGGTGCCGATCTTGCGGGACCCGAGGAACCGCTCGTGCACCTTGTCGAGGTTGCGGTTGTAGTCGGGGATGACGTGGGCGTTGGAGCTCAGCTTGAGGAGGCTCGTGTCGACGCCGCGCGCCTCCAGCCCGTCGATCTCGTGGAACAGCACACCGAGGTCGACGACGACCCCGTTGCCGATCACCGGGACGACGCCCGGCGTCAGGATGCCGCTCGGCAGCAGGTGCAGCGCGTACTTCTCGCTGGTGCCGTCGGCCTGCTTGATGACCACGGTGTGCCCGGCGTTGTTGCCGCCGTTGAACTTCACGACGTAGTCGGTGTGCTCACCGAGCAGGTCGGTCGCCTTGCCCTTGCCTTCGTCGCCCCACTGGGCGCCGATGATCGCGATTGCTGGCATGTTCTACCTCCAGTCGGCGGAGCCGACTCCACGTTAGGCGGAGTCCCTCTGGCGGTAGTTCTTCACATGCCAGCTGCTCGACGCGGTCCTGCTGTTGAAACAACCCTGTTTGAAATGCCGAAAGCCCCGGCAAGACCGGGGCTCTTGCGACAGGAGACTACCCCGACCGCCCGGACGTTGTCACACGCTTGCGCGCAGATCAGGCCTCCGGCTTGAGCAGCGGGAAGAGGATCGTCTCCCGGATGCCGGCTCCGGTGAAGAGCATGACCATCCGGTCGAGGCCGAGTCCGAGGCCGCCCATCGGCGGCGCTCCGTACTCCAGTGCACGCAGGAAGTCCTCGTCGAGTTGCATGGCCTCCGGGTCGCCGCCGGCTGCGAGCAGCGACTGCTGGGTCAGGACCTCGCGCTGGACGACCGGGTCGACGAGTTCGGTGAAGGCCGTACCCCGCTCGACGCCGCCGATGATCAGGTCCCAGGCGAGCACCTTGCGCGGGTCCTCGGAGTTGAGGCGCGCCAGCGGCTGCGCGATGGCAGGGAAGTCGCAGAGGAACGTCGGCTGGATCAGGTACGGCTCGACGAGCTCGCCGCAGAGCTCCATGACGACCTTGCCGGCCGACCACTTGGGGTCGATCTCGACCTCGTGCTTGGCCGCGAGAGCGACCAGGTCCTCCAGCGAGGTGTCGGGAGTGACCGTCACGCCAACGGCTTCGGACACGCCCTCGTACACCGGGAGCCAACGCCAGTCACCGTCGAGATCAATCGTGATCGTCTCCGGCTCGCCGGCCTCGTCGGTCGCACCCGTCGGGACCTCGATCTGCCGGGAGCCGATCGCGTCGGCGGCGTTGAGGTAGAGGGTCCGCATGATCTCCGCCATGGAGAACTGGTCGCCGTAGGACTCGTACGCCTCGAGCATCGTGAACTCGGGGCTGTGGGTGGAGTCGACGCCCTCGTTGCGGAAGATCCGGCCGATCTCGAAGACCTTGTCGACACCGCCGACGACGGCCTTCTTGAGGTTGAGCTCGAG comes from Nocardioides baekrokdamisoli and encodes:
- a CDS encoding adenylosuccinate synthase; translation: MPAIAIIGAQWGDEGKGKATDLLGEHTDYVVKFNGGNNAGHTVVIKQADGTSEKYALHLLPSGILTPGVVPVIGNGVVVDLGVLFHEIDGLEARGVDTSLLKLSSNAHVIPDYNRNLDKVHERFLGSRKIGTTGRGIGPTYADKMNRIGIRVQDLFDEKILRAKVEAALEFKNQILTKIYNRRGFTVDAIVADLTQYNERLAPYVCDTSLLLHEALNDDKMVLLEAGQATLLDIDHGTYPFVTSSSATAGGACTGSGIPPRRLTTIVGIVKAYTTRVGEGPFPTELFDTAQDPGPGEFLRQTGFEFGTTTGRPRRCGWYDAVISRYAARINGVTDFVLTKLDVLTGLEQIPVCVAYDVNGVRHDEMPSSQTDFHHAKPIYEYLPGWTEDISGCRTLSDLPKNAQDYIAYLESISGARISVVGVGPARDETVVIHSLVGSG
- the lysS gene encoding lysine--tRNA ligase, which gives rise to MSDTTPELPELDLNEQMLVRRAKRQRLLDAGREAYPAGVKRTHTLEQIREAYAHLEAGEETQDVVGIAGRVIFVRNTGKLCFATIQEGIGIRLQVMLSLAEVGEESLEDWKASVDLGDHVFVTGRVIQSRRGELSIMATSWEMASKALRPLPVFHKETSEEFRVRQRYADLIVRQEARDIVRMRSLITRTVRHTLEDAGYLEIETPVLQLIHGGAHARPFKTHLNAFDQPMTLRIALELNLKKAVVGGVDKVFEIGRIFRNEGVDSTHSPEFTMLEAYESYGDQFSMAEIMRTLYLNAADAIGSRQIEVPTGATDEAGEPETITIDLDGDWRWLPVYEGVSEAVGVTVTPDTSLEDLVALAAKHEVEIDPKWSAGKVVMELCGELVEPYLIQPTFLCDFPAIAQPLARLNSEDPRKVLAWDLIIGGVERGTAFTELVDPVVQREVLTQQSLLAAGGDPEAMQLDEDFLRALEYGAPPMGGLGLGLDRMVMLFTGAGIRETILFPLLKPEA